A genome region from Dreissena polymorpha isolate Duluth1 chromosome 16, UMN_Dpol_1.0, whole genome shotgun sequence includes the following:
- the LOC127861389 gene encoding protein eyes shut-like isoform X4 — MDRAFVAVLIFCLVYEGRDCDEDIENLTVPDAIMTTPGDPVTKRMSSAEMNQTDDTVTKRMSSTEVTQPDDMVTQRLSSTEMTQPDDTVIRMSSKEMTEPDDMVTKRSSSTAMTKPEGKTTILPNVTKAGNETEQLEDGVTPYENHDFFPDGPHVLSCSETKCPEGSTCVSDGFFTYCKCPAGKVGVNCDMEDPCLETNENCAPGMTCFGPCNPNVYCEGATGIPHCTNCIEGYTSDGCKGDVDECTEYFEDVCNNNGNCTNTNGSFYCTCFEGFVGSECDEYIEDFTEPVAIMTTPDDTVTKRMSSTGMTHPDYTVTKRMSFTKMTQLEYTVTNRMSSKEMTQLDDTVTKHTSSKDMTQPDDTVAYRMSSTSLTQPDGKKTTLPNGDTGMPSENLAPSMSYAEHPFVDFMMLTFALIVTIATPFHF; from the exons GTCGAGATTGTGACGAGGATATCGAGAATTTAACAGTACCAGATGCGATCATGACCACGCCTGGTGATCCAGTGACAAAACGCATGTCATCTGCGGAAATGAACCAGACTGATGATACGGTCACAAAACGCATGTCGTCCACGGAAGTCACCCAACCTGATGATATGGTCACACAACGTTTGTCATCCACGGAAATGACCCAGCCTGATGATACGGTCATACGCATGTCATCAAAGGAAATGACAGAGCCTGATGATATGGTAACAAAGCGCTCGTCATCCACGGCAATGACAAAGCCTGAAGGCAAGACAACGATCCTTCCGAATG TGACAAAGGCGGGAAATGAAACCGAACAATTGGAAGACGGCGTTACTCCCTACGAGAATCACGACTTCTTTCCGGACGGACCGCACGTGTTATCTTGCAGCGAAACAAAGTGTCCAGAAGGATCCACATGCGTTTCCGATGGGTTTTTTACGTACTGTAAATGTCCGGCGGGTAAAGTTG GAGTAAACTGCGATATGGAAGATCCATGCTTAGAGACGAATGAAAACTGTGCGCCGGGGATGACCTGTTTTGGCCCCTGCAATCCCAACGTATATTGTGAAGGGGCCACTGGCATCCCACATTGCACCAACTGTATCGAGGGGTACACTTCGGATGGGTGTAAGGGGGACGTGGACGAATGCACAG AGTACTTTGAGGACGTCTGCAACAACAACGGGAACTGTACAAATACCAACGGCAGCTTTTATTGCACATGCTTCGAAGGATTTGTTG GTAGTGAATGTGACGAGTATATCGAGGATTTTACAGAACCAGTTGCTATAATGACCACGCCTGATGATACGGTTACAAAACGCATGTCATCCACGGGAATGACGCATCCTGATTATACGGTCACAAAACGCATGTCATTCACGAAAATGACCCAGCTTGAGTATACGGTCACAAACCGCATGTCATCCAAGGAAATGACTCAGCTGGATGATACAGTCACAAAGCACACGTCATCCAAGGATATGACCCAGCCTGATGATACGGTCGCATACCGAATGTCATCCACGTCACTGACCCAGCCTGACGGCAAGAAAACCACGCTTCCAAATG GAGACACTGGAATGCCTTCAGAAAACCTGGCGCCTTCAATGTCATATGCAGAGCATCCCTTTGTCGACTTCATGATGTTGACCTTCGCTCTCATCGTCACTATAGCGACACCGTTTCACTTTTAG